CCAACAGACAAACACCGGCCAGGGAACAAAACACAACGATTCAAAAAGGGTAAGCGACATAACCTAGTAACCTCATCCCTAGCAACCTTTACTGAACCTTTGAAAACCAAAAGGCCCTGCACCCGTGCACAAATTAGGTCATTTCGGAATGTGTGTCACCAATTTTGCGCAGGCGtttaaattctatactaCACGATTCAACTTCAAGGCAAGCGATGTTAGTTGCTCCGCGGTTTGGCTCTTCACGAGGCTCGGCGTATACTGACCAAGAGCCTTTACCACATGGTTCAGCTGATCCACGATTCTACCGGAAGAGATATAACCACCTTTCTCCATCTGGACCGCGGTTCTGAGTTGGTCGATCAccattgctttttctttttcgaggGACCTAGGTCACACGTTCACCACTCATCATTTGAGACGCATGATTTCGACACCCAAGTGCTGGGTCACGACTGGCTCCGTAGCAAGGGGTATGAAAACTGCTGGGGCGTTGGACGTCATATCATGGGCAGTCAGATCTTCGATTATTGGTATGCCTCCTAATACCACTCTCTCAAAGGTCATTTCTAACACACATTTGACCAAAAAGGTTTGACACCTCTCGTTTCATCATCGAGCATTACGTGGATGGTGATTTGGTAAATGACGAACACCAAACGAATCGATCCCTTGCTACGCCGGATAATTTGCACGTTTGGGGTAGGCCTTTGGGCATGATGCAATATAGTTCCATTCTTCTAATGTGTCACTAGGTCCCGACCTTCCTCCTACCTTCCTGCAGTAGCAACAATTTTAGGTCCTTTTCCATCGTCTtaaggaaggtgaagattgGTACGTCGCTTAATATCTTGCCTCTACTACAGTAAAGGAGTAACATTCTCTTCGTGCATATTTATATGATATGTCTGTTAGACAGCCACGCTTAGACTTCGTTTGAGCCGTTTTCACCATCAATATTGAACGAGAAATTCTCGGGCAAATGACTCTAATTTGTAATCTACTATTGCAGTTAGATTATCGGAAGGCATTTTGTATGTTGCACTTTAATATAGGCCAACACTAGACAAAAGATCGGGATAGAAGCGCTAGCAGCATTAATCCATAAAAAAGCCATCTAGCCCATATAGGTTAGGGAATGTGTTACCGCAGAACTAAATTGGCTTGTTAGGGTACATCCGGATTGGCAAGAGATGGGAGCGTCGCAGTGCCTTTTTGCAGCCCGTGTTATTTAGAGCCCTCCCAGCGATAGTACAAATTTGCCTGTATTCGCACTAAGAAGATCCGGGCAACAGGCCTGGATACCTTCTGAGTATTATTCATGCTGAATCATTTTATGGCGAGTCTTAATCGCAATGGCTAACTTCCACTACCCCCGTCAAGCTGCAAGGATGGTGCCAGTCGTATTCCACGCCGCCAGTCTTGAGGTCTTGAGTTCACTTTCTCGTTTGACTGAAAATTGCACCGAAGATGGTCCGCCCGAATGCATTTGCGGTCAACTTCTTCCCCCTACCCTCCCAGCAACCCAAACTCGTCTCATAGTAGTTAAAGTTCTGAGCGAAAATAGACCGAAATAGTTCCATGTGTCTTTGTAATGAATTCAATCGTGCATTGGGGGGGCCGTCGCCATCGATTAGTCCCACTTAAGGTCTGACGTGGGAAGTTCAAAAAGGCCACCATGGCTCACGCTTGACAATCGAACTCCCGGGAGGAATAATACTGGACTACTGTCTAGCTTTACAGAATAATATCTGATCCCAAAAGTTTGCAAACATGGGTCCTAATTGGGCACACCTCGTGAGATTCATcggcgaagaagatggccAAACCCACCTTGGCGAAGTCGATCCAAACAAGTATCCAGATGTTGGGATCGCAATACTTAACGGCGAGAGAGTTGCGGTCAAGTTGGTCAAAGGGTCGATCTTCGATGGCAGGGTAACAGACACAACTATGCACATTGCCAGGGTATGTATTCCGCAATCGTGAACACCTGGAATCACATATTCGGAACTAACTACTCCGATTCAAAAACAGCTTCTGGCTCCCATTGGAATTGAAGAAGTTCCCATTATCCGGTGCATGGGACTCAACTATCGTGACCATGCCAAAGAGGCGAATATGCCCATTCCGGATGTGCCGGTCGTCTTTATCAAACCGCGCACGGCGCTCAACGGACCCCATCCTGCAAAGATAAACGTGCCCAAGATTGCACAGGATGGCTCCAGCGACTATGAGGCAGAGCTATCGATTATTTTGTCTAAGACTGGTCGAGATATTCCCGAGTCAGAGGCCATGGAGTATGTGTTGGGATATACCTGCAGCAATGATGTTAGTGCTCGAACACAGCAGTTCAAGAACAGCCAGTGGTCCTTTTCAAAAGGTGAGACAGACTAGTTGCCTCATTATCTTCCAAGTCCATTAGTTCTGTCATTTACCCAGAGCTGACTCAATTTGATGGAAAGGCCTTGACGGATCTTGTCCACTGGGCCCGGTCCTTGTGTCTCCCTCCGCCATCGGCAACCCGCATAATCTGCAAATTAGAGCTATCCATAATGGCAATGTGGTGCAAGACTCAAACACTAGGTTAGTCTATCTTAAGGATCGATTGTTGCCACCATGTCAACTCTCCAAGGTAGCTGACATTTTCACCCTTAAGGGAAATGATCTTCGATATTGCAAAAACTATTGCGTTTCTCTCTCAGGGGACCACTCTAGAAAAGGGCACCATTATCATGACCGGAACAGGTCCTGGAATCGGCGCTATGCGTAACCCCAAGATCGTCCTGAAACACGGCGATGATATGAGAGTGGAAATTGAGAAAATCGGGACTTTGATCAACGAAGTCTACTATGAGTAAGAGTAGCAAGTAGTGAGGGATGGTGTTCGTGATTATCCAACAAATAAGAGCATGTGCCTTCGCCTACCTAGACGCGCAGGAGTAATGATAGTAGCAGCCTTCGTAGATAGCCGAGCCCTCCAATGAAGTTGTTTACCAAAAAGCTCCTGTCATTGCACATCATTTTACATGAGTGATATCTTGCTCCTCGAGGAATATCTCTCGCGTGGATTCGTTTTGCGCAAACTTACCCAGGAAGAATATAATGTGAAACAATATTCAGCTTCTGACTAGAGAAGCACATGGAATGCTTGGCGAATATATAGGTATATTATTTCTGGCCAATAGCTTAATTAATGAATATCTCAATCAGATGCCGCAACGCAAGTTTTTGTACGCAGCGTATTATACTCCCTTTTTATTCATTCTTACGGCTCAGGCTGCCATTGATAACCCCCCTTGTCAGTATATTCTTTGCCTATAAGATTTTCAAAGAGGAGCCGAAGAGTTGGTCCATGTAACAGCTATGGCTTCGCCTATCCATCATATTTCAGCCGGACCAGGACCGGCAGAAACGGGGCATTGTGAGTGCTATACATCAAGGAATCCTAGAATGGATCTCATAACTGTCAGAAGCTTCGATTCGCATGCTTCAGTATCCTTGAGGACTTCAGGTGCTCTCCACGCTACGAATCGATCGGGCCGCACCAACACGGCTCCAGATTCCTCCACGCCTCGCAGGTTCTCCCACTCAAAGTAAACGTCCTCCCAATCCTGTCGGAACCCAATATAATGCACCTGTATTGGAACCTTAAGCGTTTCGGCAACATTTTCAGCTGCTTTCTTCCATCGCCCACCCCCGATTCCACTCAAGAGGACAAAAGAGCCATGGCCAGCAATGTCGACTGTCGAAACAGGCTCTCCTGGGATTGCTTTGTTGAGCCACACATGAGGCAATCGAGATCCGGGATAAGTGTTTGGTTCATGAAACAAGATGCTATCTTCAGCCGCCCGTCTGGATGGCGCATAGGGGTTGGGCTCATCAGCTGTGTAGACACCTTGGCCGTCGTAATGTTGATTCATTTCAACTCCCAATCCGTGGAATTCATGAGAAGTATGCTTGATTGCCGCATGCAGAGCACGGCGGCGGTTTGATCCTTCTGGTGTCGCActcttcaactccttcaAAATCTCCTTCCGTGCGGACAAGTCCGTGGGCAACATGCCCAGTGCCTTCCAGACGAGAAAGTGGTCGCGGTATGCCTGATTTGCTCTGGTAATAATCGAATGACCCACAGGCTGTCTCTCAATGGAGTATGTGGATAGAAGAGACGGTGACGCCAGCCCCTTGTGAACATATGCGACCTTCCAGGCGAGGTTGAAGGCGTCTTGGATGCATGTGTTCGATCCAAGCCCGTTTAATGGAGGGTGACGGTGCACGGCATCACCAAGACAGAATCTAGGAATAAAACGTCGTTGTTAGAGTCATTACGATCATCAGACTGACGAAGCCAACACTCACATGTTACCCTCTGAATATTTCTCTGCGACGATCTCATTGATATACCACGTGGAGATGTCCAAGATCTCTGCAGGTGTATCATCGCCAATAAACTCCTGGACTCTCTTTTGATTCGCATCTTTAGACGGCTTGCCTTGAGAACGGTCATAGTTACGATCTGGGAATAGAATGAACATCCACTCATTCCATGGCTTCACCATACGAACGATTCCCATCCAGCCAAAATCTGGGTGCTCTCGATCTGGTTGCATAACCCAATGAAGATTGCCCGTTCGGTTTTTAACTAAATGGGAGAAATCGGCCTTGACCAGCACGTTGATTGCCATACCTTGACCAGGCTGAACCACCAGAGGCAAGTTAAGTTGTTTCACCACCTCGCTCCTGGCACCGTCAGCCCCAAAAAGATATCGTGTTTGGATTTGGTATTCCTTGTTTGTCATCTTATCGTGAATACTGGCAGTGATCAAGCCGGTCTTCGAGTCGCTATAGAGAGAAACGAGCGTGGAATCAAAACGACATTTGAAGCCTTTCAAAGCTGCATGCCGAACCAGAACCGGTTCCAAGATCGTCTGCGGCAGATCAAATGGTTCACAGGGGCTAGCTAGTTCATAATCCCCCTATGCCCTGCGTCAATCTACCTCCTTGACAGAATAAGAGAGGACCAACTGATCTCACCTTTCTTCTAGGGTCATTTCCCCAGGAGTGGATGCGTGCGTACTCCTCACCTGCCATACTATGGCACCATCGTGTGTGTTGCATATGATCTGCCCCCGCGGATCCCAGCTTTTCCAGTTCGTCATATAAACCAATATCCCGTAGACACTCTGCATGGGCAAATCCATGTGTCAATAACAGATCATTATTTGCTACCTTTGCAGATTACTGACCCAGTGCCGCCATATTAGTAATATGAGCGCGGGGTGTATTCGCTGTTCCTGGAGCGCTGCTGATCATGATGCCCTTCAGCCCTTCATAGCGTTAGTACCAAGGAGCTACTGTCATACCAATGCAGTAAAACATACCATGAGAACCAAGAAAGCAAGCCAAGGCCGCCCCGGCAGGACCGGCCCCGACAATGAGGAATTCCGTATCGACTGCGTGATCCGACAGTCGAGCTGAACAGTTGCGCCGAGCGTTGATTGCTATTCCGCCTATTACTTGAAACTCTTCTGCTCCGTCGGACCGGATCGCGCTGTTGTCGTTCATATTGTAAGGCGCCATTTTCTCTCGCGATGTGTTGCGTCCGTAGAGGCGTGTTTCCAAACTGATGCCGTGTTTTATAACGAATCTCCGCAAATTTATGAGAGGAGCGTAGAATACATCAAGCTCCGTTATAAATCAACTATTCATAGTGGAGTTGACTGTGTCGGCTGCTAGGAAGCCCAAGAGTCAGTGAGGGGGGCAGTTGCGTATAGCTAAACTATGCCGAAGATAGTCCGTCTTCCTCCCAAGCGGCACCACTTTCTTATGCTCTCGGGAAAACCTCGTGCAGATTTTGTCAAACTATTCTCCCACTATTGAgatttgtttttgtttcgGGTCCACGGAATTATGAATAAGATGATCAAAAGCCTCGTGTTGATGTCAGTTGGATCAGAACAGCTCACCTGCCATTCGACATCTTCTCTTAGCAAACCAAGAAGAGCGAGCGGGACGAGAATGCACCGAGCATTGTTATTGTTGCATTAGGGGGCAGAATTTGTGGACTCAAATCCTCCTCCTACAAGCCTCGGGGAAGCTAAGTATTGCTAATTACACCCATAGTTTGACTCCAGGTTTCCCCGGAAAAAGAATAGATGGAAGGTAGGGATGCGGGGTCCTAGCATTCCGTGCCAAGTCCGCGCCAATTTCGCGCAGACTTCGCAGCATCTCGCACCTTGTTATATTCTGGAAGGGGTTGGGGGCAGGATGTTCAGTTGGATTCATGCTTTCTAGCATCATTTGTAACTTCGTGGTTCGTGCTTGCCTCCTACCTAGAGAGGTCGCGTTGACCGTTGATCCCTGATATGCTGTAACGATTTCTTCCCCCTCTGTCAGAGTAGCACGGGGGGATTCGCTCATGATTCCGATGCTGCTATGTGCAGCTGGCGTCTATAATCTCGCTTTCTCTCACCTCCTCACCTTGTCTAGTCGACaccctctcttcccctcGCCCTGAGTCGCACGAGCGTTAAAAGACGATTAGCTGTTCCTCCACTAGTTTAGGCGAAATAATTGGCATGCATTGACATTTGGCATACGATGTGCTTTTGGACCGCTTCAGAATGAGACGCAATACGAAAAAAGCTCCGGGCTTAGCTCTATCTCTATTAATGACCACTCAGTACTTACGAGGCATAGTCAGTGAGTTGGCCAGGCTTTTTGTTCTTCCGACGATTATCGAGAGTAACTCCCCTTCCCTAAACCACCTACGTCTTTGTCAACCAGTCATTTACTCCTGATTCAAGATAGCACAATCTTTCCACCCATCTTCAGTCAATATGCTTCAGATCTTCACCTCCGGATGGCTAGATCTCATTTCTGAATCACTCCATTCATATCATTTCTTTCTAAGCTCCCAATCACCGCTCTTGGGGAGAAAAGGGGTGCCTCACCCATTCATAGACAGATTATTCTATCAAAAAATGACTTCTTGTACAAGTctatcttttcctttttctctctacATGCACTAGATGTTTTAAGATGttttcttgatatcttcGCCTATACGGGCACCTACTATATGATTCTTTCAAGTGTGAAGCTACTCTAGCAAagaaggatatatatattcttgaTAGCCGTGAGGAATATCGAACCAACTGTCTAAAAATACTTCTGCCAACGCTTTAGAAACGTGGCGTTAATTGTTATATGTTATCTATACAAAGAAATGCTTCAAAACTTCGGATCTTTCCGATTATCAATGATGTATAAGGGCTCTATATTAAAGACCAACGTTGCTGTCCCGGAAGTTTGGTCCTTCAGCTAGTGAAAATGTAGTATTTGAttactaacctcccggcgtgtggcttaaaCGCGGCCAGAAGTCGGGTGGCTGCCGCCCGGGTGAGCTAGTGGGTGAGCCGATTTACAGTCGTGCGCCCGGGGGTGAGCTTAGGTAGATGTGCAATAAACAGGGTAAGCCGCTTACTCTCTTGCTCATCCTGTTATCCAGTTGAAAACTCTAATACACAGTAGTCTATATATGTGTAGTTGATACAGCCTCACTCTGCCCAAATTTCCTCCAGAAATCACAACAGACCGCAACCATACACAACCATCGTGGGCCACGGACGACGGTCCATGAAGGGACCTGATGATAACCTCAGGACACGGACCGGAATGGGGAAACTATAGAAGGACACTCATTACTACTGTACCTAGCACTTAGTTTAGCTCCTCGCGTTCAATATCAATCCTTGAGTACAAGTTCACTAGTCCGATTCGTCAGTTACTCTTCTATTATCGAGTACACGTACTCGATAAGCCTTGCTTCTATCTTTGTTGTTATTGTCCCTGTTCAACTTTCAATTTTCCTTGATCCGCTTGGATCATTGTATCATCGTGTCGACTCTATACCGGATTAGCATATCATTAGGCCACCTGGGTGGTAGGCATTAGGCAAGTATCGGTTATAGTCTtctttctattatatctCATTGTCTTACTGttgattcttcttctctcttctttctttctcagtattttcttcttgtttgaTAGTTATGATAGTTTATTAAATGTTGCGGGTCCTCACGCATGAACGAGCCGTCCAAGATTCACATCCTTTGCCTAAAGCCTAATCAGCGGGTTAGGGTAAGAGGCCAGGCTCCTTACCAGAAGGTCTAGTAGCTCTGAGGTCAGTATCTTCCTCCATCCAGCTGCCTTGTCTATTGGTAATGGAGCCGTCAGAAACAGTTTGAGCGCGATCAAGATCTATCCAGAGCACTCTGTCTGTCTCTGGCTGAACCACCATATTGCGAGGATATGGATCGCTATGGCAAACTCCAGCGTCATGGATTTTGTGAAGAATTTCCAAAAGAGCAGCAGCGGTCTTCTGTGTATGTAGCAAGATCTTTTTGCTTTATAAGTGGAATAAATTCCAACAAGATAGCGTCTGGACGAAGTTTGCCTTTCAAGAAACGATTTAAACGAGGTCGCTATTGAATAGGGTCTATTTGCTCGATCACCCGGTAGAAATCCGTGACAACCCCCTCCTGGCACAACCGTCGCTCTTTGAAACAAGCATATGCGGCGCTCTCACAGAGGAATGGATCAATTTCTCTGTAAGTAGGATGCCACGTCTGCTTCTCTATGATATGATACTGAATTTTTAAGGACAGATTCGATAAGTATTGTGGTGAGGTTTCGGAGTATACATACGACCTTCATGACACATAGCCGTCCTTGCAGGGATACTTGTAAAACGCTAGATGTTTCGGATTCCTTTTCACACCTGATGAAAGCAAAGTCGTTTTGAGTCCAGCCTCactgttgatgatgatagtGATCGCATTCGTCGAGTTCGAGAAGGCGGAACCACCGGGGTTGGAAGATCTCTGGCCCTTAGTAGTGCTTTTGTTAGTCGTTGGGAAGCCTAATTTGGCTTGGATTATGCAAGAAAGATTGGTCCACCAGTACAATAGCGC
This Aspergillus flavus chromosome 1, complete sequence DNA region includes the following protein-coding sequences:
- a CDS encoding fumarylacetoacetate hydrolase; the encoded protein is MGPNWAHLVRFIGEEDGQTHLGEVDPNKYPDVGIAILNGERVAVKLVKGSIFDGRVTDTTMHIARLLAPIGIEEVPIIRCMGLNYRDHAKEANMPIPDVPVVFIKPRTALNGPHPAKINVPKIAQDGSSDYEAELSIILSKTGRDIPESEAMEYVLGYTCSNDVSARTQQFKNSQWSFSKGLDGSCPLGPVLVSPSAIGNPHNLQIRAIHNGNVVQDSNTREMIFDIAKTIAFLSQGTTLEKGTIIMTGTGPGIGAMRNPKIVLKHGDDMRVEIEKIGTLINEVYYE
- a CDS encoding oxidoreductase, with the protein product MTASSNESRINLNRIAHVFYTHREIDKAHHFLLDFGFREVKRVGNDIYYRGTSSEPFVYCARQGDQDGFGGAAFVVESESDLFAATKLPGATGIYDLGNAPGGGRCVTFHDPIDKFPFHLVYGQEAHADEKVLPQLDYNFPTDKHRPGNKTQRFKKGPAPVHKLGHFGMCVTNFAQAFKFYTTRFNFKASDLIHDSTGRDITTFLHLDRGSELVDHHCFFFFEGPRSHVHHSSFETHDFDTQVLGHDWLRSKGYENCWGVGRHIMGSQIFDYWFDTSRFIIEHYVDGDLVNDEHQTNRSLATPDNLHVWGPDLPPTFLQ
- a CDS encoding monooxygenase (involved in coenzyme Q biosynthesis), producing MAPYNMNDNSAIRSDGAEEFQVIGGIAINARRNCSARLSDHAVDTEFLIVGAGPAGAALACFLGSHGLKGIMISSAPGTANTPRAHITNMAALANNDLLLTHGFAHAECLRDIGLYDELEKLGSAGADHMQHTRWCHSMAGEEYARIHSWGNDPRRKGDYELASPCEPFDLPQTILEPVLVRHAALKGFKCRFDSTLVSLYSDSKTGLITASIHDKMTNKEYQIQTRYLFGADGARSEVVKQLNLPLVVQPGQGMAINVLVKADFSHLVKNRTGNLHWVMQPDREHPDFGWMGIVRMVKPWNEWMFILFPDRNYDRSQGKPSKDANQKRVQEFIGDDTPAEILDISTWYINEIVAEKYSEGNIFCLGDAVHRHPPLNGLGSNTCIQDAFNLAWKVAYVHKGLASPSLLSTYSIERQPVGHSIITRANQAYRDHFLVWKALGMLPTDLSARKEILKELKSATPEGSNRRRALHAAIKHTSHEFHGLGVEMNQHYDGQGVYTADEPNPYAPSRRAAEDSILFHEPNTYPGSRLPHVWLNKAIPGEPVSTVDIAGHGSFVLLSGIGGGRWKKAAENVAETLKVPIQVHYIGFRQDWEDVYFEWENLRGVEESGAVLVRPDRFVAWRAPEVLKDTEACESKLLTVMRSILGFLDV